From one Bombus affinis isolate iyBomAffi1 chromosome 9, iyBomAffi1.2, whole genome shotgun sequence genomic stretch:
- the LOC126920443 gene encoding xanthine dehydrogenase isoform X2, with product MHGLAVTTVEGIGSVKTKLHPVQERIAKAHGSQCGFCTPGIVMSMYALLRNTPKPTMKDLEIAFQGNLCRCTGYRPIIEAYRTFTEEWETMQLMSKSNEKSLTNGECPMGENCCKKIPIAEPTEIFDTKEFCPYDPSQEIIFPPKLHISKHLDEEYLIIKGKDVTWYRPKTLTELLRLKNQYPNAKIVVGNTEIGVEVKFKYLSYPVLIQPTLIKEMSVIEEYPKLLNVGASVTLVEMEKALRNQIAIKPEYQTRIFTEIINMLHWFAGKQIRNVAAVGGNIMTGSPISDLNPIFMAAGIKLNVSSMKNGVRLIPMDHTFFKGYRQNVISPEEILLSIQIPFSGKNQYFVAYKQARRRDDDIAIVNMALNVSFEPESVIVSQAHLAFGGMAPTTVLARKTCDIMVGRKWNTDLLETVYDSLLNELVLPDSVPGGMVKYRKSLTLSLFFKGFLHIAKKLQVCLPKEIESAAEGFHTKEPRSSQYYQVVPKDQEVNDFVGRTVVHASAFKQATGEAIYCDDMPKFSDELYLAVVLSTRAHAKILKIDATKALSLEGVVAFYSGKDLPEKQRFYGPIVRDEQVFISDKVTSHGQVIGAVIAVNQAIAQKAARMVEVEYEDLQPVIISIEDAIKHRSFFEQTPKRIKKGDIEKAFAESKHILEGEVRIGGQEHFYLETNATLAIPKEEDELEVYCSTQHPSEIQKYISDVLNIQANKVVVKAKRLGGGFGGKESRPAILALPVVFAAYKLRKPVRCMFDRDEDIMITGGRHPFLLKYKVGFDDNGAIKGAQVYIYNNAGYSRDLSSSIVERAMFHFENSYKIPAADVYGFMCKTNIPSNTAFRGFGGPQGMFLAETMIRHIAEYLTKDPAEVAELNLYKEGDTTHYNQKLINCTLQRCWEECLLSSNYNERLVQVQKYNRENRYKKKGLAIVPTKFGISFTALFLNQAGALVHVYTDGSVLISHGGVEMGQGLHTKMIQVASRSLKLKPDKIHIMETATDKVPNTSATAASAASDLNGMAIMYACNEIMKRLKPVIDKNPNGTWEEWIKTAYFERISLSATGFYKTPDIGYSFETNTGNPFNYFTYGVACSEVEIDCLTGDHQVLQTDIVMDLGESINPAIDIGQIEGAFAQGYGLLTLEEMVFLRTGALATRGPGAYKLPGFTDIPEIFNVSLLKGASNPRAVYSSKAVGEPPLFLASSVFFAIREAIKSARQEYGLKNYFQLDAPATAARIRLACVDELTSKIAEPDVQRQWNIVP from the exons ATGCATGGTCTAGCGGTTACCACTGTCGAAGGTATTGGAAGTGTTAAAACGAAACTTCATCCGGTTCAAGAGCGCATAGCAAAAGCACACGGGTCACAATGCGGTTTTTGCACACCTGGGATTGTAATGTCTATGTACGCATTGCTACGAAATACTCCTAAACCAACCATGAAGGATCTTGAAATTGCCTTTCAAG GAAATTTATGCAGATGTACTGGGTACCGCCCTATCATAGAGGCTTATAGAACCTTTACAGAAGAATGGGAAACAATGCAATTAATGTCAAAAAGTAATGAAAAGTCTTTAACAAATGGAGAATGTCCTATGGGAGAAAATTGTTGTAAAAAGATACCAATAGCAGAACCTACAGAAATTTTTGATACGAAAGAATTCTGTCCGTATGATCCTTCTCAAGAAATTATATTTCCACCCAAATTACAC ATTTCTAAACACCTAGATGAAGAATActtaataataaaaggaaaagatgtCACATGGTACAGACCAAAAACTCTTACTGAGTTATTGCGATTAAAAAATCAATATCCAAATGCAAAAATTGTTGTAGGAAACACAGAGATAG GGGTTGAAGTTAAATTCAAATACTTATCTTATCCGGTTCTTATACAGCCTactttaattaaagaaatgagTGTTATAGAAGAATATCCAAAATTATTGAATGTAGGTGCTAGTGTCACACTTGTTGAGATGGAGAAAGCCTTACGAAATCAAATTGCCATAAAACCTG AATACCAAACAAGAATTTTTACTGAAATAATTAATATGCTTCATTGGTTTGCTGGGAAACAAATCAGAAATGTTGCT gctgttggtggaaatataatgaCAGGAAGTCCCATATCAGATCTAAATCCAATTTTTATGGCAGCTGGAATAAAACTGAATGTTTCGAGTATGAAGAATGGAGTCAGGCTTATTCCAATGGATCATACTTTTTTTAAGGGTTATAGACAAAATGTTATTTCACCAGAAGAGATTTTACTTTCAATTCAAATACCGTTTTCCGGAAAA AATCAATATTTTGTTGCCTATAAACAAGCAAGAAGGCGAGATGATGACATTGCTATCGTTAATATGGCATTAAATGTATCCTTTGAACCAGAAAGTGTCATTGTTAGTCAAGCACATCTGGCTTTTGGTGGAATGGCTCCAACAACAGTTTTAGCTAGAAAAACTTGTGACATTATGGTTGGAag AAAATGGAACACAGATCTTCTAGAAACTGTTTACGATTCATTATTAAATGAACTAGTTTTACCAGATAGTGTTCCAGGTGGAATGGTCAAGTATCGTAAATCTTTAACTTtaag CCTATTCTTTAAAGGATTTTTACACATAGCCAAAAAGCTCCAAGTATGTTTGCCGAAAGAAATTGAAAGTGCTGCAGAAGGATTCCACACTAAAGAACCAAGGAGTTCACAATATTATCAAGTG GTTCCAAAGGATCAGGAGGTAAATGATTTCGTTGGAAGAACAGTTGTTCATGCCAGTGCATTTAAACAGGCAACAGGAGAAGCGATATATTGCGATGATATGCCAAAATTCTCTGACGAGCTTTATTTAGCTGTAGTTTTATCTACCAGAGCACAtgcaaaaattttgaaaatcgatgcaACTAAAGCATTGTCGTTAGAAGGAGTGGTTGCCTTTTATAGTGGGAAAGATTTACCCGAAAAGCAACGATTTTATGGTCCTATAGTTCGGGATGAACAAGTGTTTATTTCAGACAAA GTGACAAGTCACGGTCAAGTAATTGGAGCAGTCATAGCTGTTAATCAAGCTATTGCACAGAAGGCTGCCAGAATGGTTGAAGTCGAGTATGAAGATTTACAACCAGTGATCATTTCCATAGAG GACGCTATTAAACATCGTTCCTTTTTCGAGCAAACACCAAAACGTATAAAAAAGGGAGATATAGAAAAGGCTTTCGCCGAATCGAAACATATTCTCGAAGGAGAAGTTCGAATAGGAGGGCAGGAGCATTTTTACCTCGAGACAAACGCAACTTTGGCAATTCCCAAGGAAGAAGACGAATTAGAAGTATATTGTTCAACACAACATCCTTCAGAGATTCAGAAATACATTTCAGATGTTTTAAATATTCAAGCTAATAAGGTTGTGGTTAAAGCGAAAAGATTAGGTGGTGGTTTTGGAGGAAAAGAGTCTCGCCCTGCGATACTTGCTTTACCAGTTGTTTTTGCTGCATACAA ATTAAGAAAACCAGTACGCTGTATGTTTGATAGAGACGAAGATATTATGATAACTGGAGGAAGACATCCGtttttgttaaaatataaaGTTGGATTTGACGATAATGGTGCGATTAAAGGAGCACAAGTTTATATTTACAACAACGCAGGTTACTCCCGCGATCTTTCTTCGTCA aTTGTAGAACGTGCTATGTTCCATTTTGAAAATTCGTATAAAATACCAGCAGCTGATGTGTATGGTTTTATGTGTAAAACTAATATACCGTCAAATACAGCGTTCCGTGGTTTTGGAGGTCCACAAGGAATGTTTTTAGCCGAAACAATGATCAGACATATTGCAGAATATTTAACTAAAGATCCTGCTGAG GTTGCAgagttaaatttatataaagaaGGAGATACCACTCATTATAATCAAAAGCTTATTAATTGTACATTGCAACGTTGCTGGGAAGAGTGTCTTTTATCTTCAAATTACAATGAACGGCTTGTACAAGTTCAAAAGTATAACAG AGAAAATAGGTACAAGAAAAAGGGATTGGCAATAGTTCCAACCAAATTTGGTATTTCTTTCACTGCACTGTTTTTAAATCAAGCAGGGGCACTTGTACATGTTTATACAGATGGTTCTGTATTAATTAGTCATGGTGGTGTTGAAATGGGACAAGGTTTACATACAAAAATGATACAA GTAGCAAGCAGATCACTGAAATTAAAACCagataaaatacatataatggAAACTGCTACCGATAAAGTACCAAATACATCTGCTACAGCAGCTAGTGCTGCTTCAGATTTGAATGGTATGGCTATTATG TATGCTTGTAACGAAATAATGAAACGACTAAAACCAGTAATAGATAAGAATCCAAATGGAACGTGGGAAGAGTGGATAAAAACAGCTTATTTTGAAAGAATTAGCCTTTCCGCTACTGGTTTTTATAAAACTCCTGATATAGGATACTCATTCGAAACTAACACAGGAAAtccatttaattattttacatatgGTGTTGCGTGTTCTGAAGTAGAAATTGATTGCCTGACTGGAGACCATCAA GTATTGCAAACTGATATTGTAATGGATTTAGGAGAAAGCATAAATCCTGCAATCGACATAGGACAAATTGAAGGAGCTTTTGCTCAAGGATATGGTCTTCTTACGCTAGAAGAAATGGTATTTCTTAGAACTGGAGCCCTTGCTACTAGAGGTCCAGGTGCATATAAGTTACCTGGTTTTACAGATATTCctgaaatatttaatgtatCCTTATTGAAAGGTGCCTCAAATCCTCGTGCTGTTTACTCATCCAAG GCTGTAGGAGAACCACCACTCTTTTTAGCATCTTCTGTGTTCTTCGCAATAAGAGAAGCTATTAAATCTGCTCGTCAGGAATATGGTCTCAAAAATTACTTCCAATTAGACGCACCTGCAACTGCTGCCCGTATTCGACTAGCATGTGTTGATGAACTTACTTCAAAG ATTGCTGAACCAGATGTACAACGTCAGTGGAATATTGTTCCATAG